The window ttGCCAACAACTCAttgtgataaggctcggcctaatatatatttctaaatcaattccaATTATAAATTAAATTAATCAAGCTAGCAGATTGGGTTCATATAACTCAAATATTATATGAtagagtcctaagtctacccgggcataaatatgctttagctacgtacggactctcatcaccttgtaCGTACGcaacacccacaactagtagcacataacaattttaATACCTatgggtagtttccccctcacaaagttagacaggagacttacctcgcttcgaagtacCATAACtcgctccaacgcctctctagcacctcaaaccaatgcccaacGATCCGAAAATAGTaaaacaatcatgaaaaccaataagAATATTCTCCAATACTTGTagttaatcaatttataacaattgcCAACTCCattcgaaaagtcaacaaagtcaaccctcgggtccacgtgcccaaatttcgaaaatatttgaagataaatattactcataataccacgaactcaaatatatgatttattcccaatttcatgtccaatttcatggtcaaaatccaaaatatcaaattctaggttttcttctaAAATCCCACAATTCTTCATaaatttccatgcttaaatctacatataaactatgtatttaactcacaaggtgtagaaatcacttacctcaagattGATGAGGAAAATGGCACTCTAAAATCGCCCCAAAGTCGcctcccatggaagaaatgaggTGAAAATGAGTCAAACCCCCGATTTTAAAATAACACTGCCCAGTATGACCTTCTTCACCAACGCGGAAAggccctcgcatttgcgaagcacaaCCAGCTCCTGCTCCccacttcctctacgcgaacgcaggaCAGGGcccgcgaacgtgaagctttacCGGCCTGCCCATCGCGAATGCGGCTGACCAatcgcaaacgcgaagaccaAATTCCCCTGCCAGGCCACCATCTCTTATGCGAATGCGACCAGGCGATCAAGAACACGGAGCACCACTGCCCAACACTTCGTGAACGCAAAAtccatatcgcgaacgcgtaaaacaaAAGGCCCCCAGCTCAATTCCTTCTTTACGAATGTTTGAGACCATTcacaatcgcgaagaacaaaaccaacACCAGCAAACGAGTACCAACAACTCAGCCAAACTTggtccaaaaccaccccgaaacacacccgaggccccccgggaccccgtccaatcacaccatgaTCAGGTGCGGCCGGCGGAGATGATGTTGCAACtactggtggaagagtggatgaaggtGGAAATGATATAGCAGTTGCTGGtattggtgaaggtggagatgaagttGATGGAGTCGATGGGTGAGAAGTagttgcatcaaatgcagtgGTGGTGGATGGacgctcgccaaccaaagacggtaGGGATCCAGCACTCAGCCCCGTAGTACCGGACACAACACTTGGGGCCCAAAAATGGGAATTagcattatctaccaaatcaaatgCTCCCCAATGTGCCGAGACACCGTCCTCTATTGGTGTAACTGTGTCAACAGGCCGAGCATCCttttgagatgatgaggatcgtcgccttctatgtagagaagctccctcatcactagcttcttcatcatcatcaattatcACAGAGTCTATGATCGGTCTTGTGGGAGGACCAGTCACCATCTCCACCGGAGAGGACTCGGGGGCATcagtctttgccctcttattcttttccccggcctcggaggaacgtcttctctttgATTGTGTAtcctccggccggggactccgtaaaggAGTGTTTGCGCCTGAAACAAGCTCGGAGATAcatgttcgagtaagtgcctcctAAAGCAGCCTCGCTTCATTAACAATATCAGCCAAGATGTCCTCCGCAGGGACAGCAATAGAGTCcacaggtagacctaatttcgtgaacaagTGAGAAGGGTTCGACCAAGTTCTCCATATACAaaaaaatggaagcaaggtaagttaaaatttcaatgatttttggccttccacccatatttaagggTCACTTCTTTCCACAAATGAGTTTCGTGCGTCGTGACGTCCAAGATCTTCTAAACCCACCGGTCCAAACCTTCtaccaccggtgggatccatcgagttgctgaaacatgtGAATGGTGAAGAGTCGATACGGCCATAGAAGAATGTTTagtgaaagaaaatatattaaataaagatcttacgagtgcggttccaagaggccagaaaggatgaagccgttgtcggaatgatattattggtggcaactgcaacgaacTGTTCCGTCCACCCACAgtcgttatcatcatccatgGTAGTCAACACAGCATGGTGACCACGTTTGTAGAGGTTTATCATACCGTCACGAAACATTTTGGgggagtagagattcatcatacGAGCTGATGTTAGCTCTTCTTAGTCTCCTGGCACAAGTGCCGAAGGTAGGCGACCGTCCTCCatactgaaggacttacctgtgccaaacacacctggcAGCGGAGGCAAAACTCCacaatcacggaatcaagctctccactaaaagaaaatgcacccaaagtaaagggatacgtgtaaaagtatgtaaaaccttccttgggaaagGTCATTCGCtctgatagatcaggagcaatgatatccaactcatggTAGCGatagtcttccttcacagcaggaatattggaaggacgaatggaagaagtgTACCTACTAATAGCTCATGTATGAGGGTTAGCAGTAAGGAATTTCTCTTCAAATTTCTTTGTGGTACTGagtcttcttgggatgatggaacccactgtTGGAGGAGCAAAGTCCTCGGCTTTGTTCTTATTCTTTGAAGAACCGGTATgcttggaggaagaagccattgaataagaaaaatgaaaaggtttttgtttgaagagaattagagaaaggatGGAGAACAAAGATTCAAATCAGAAGATCAAGAAATTATGaagtgcaaaggaaaagaatgatgcgtataagtaaaattttggcggctaaattcatggccatgattacctcaatAATCGGCAAAAGctgtgctgaatcgtgggatgacgcgtgtttggggcattaaatgcggagagacgtgcaatcaaccgtcagaagccttcagagggagttatagtaattcccgccaaaagagtgtttctaccaacttcctaGTAACACAAAGTTATATCATCGGAAAGTAGgggaactatctgtatagggtgaaatatgatatgacacgtggtcatctaaaggaaagacacgtggaacccaagacggggatggccgaagaccgaaTGCAGCCATTCCTCTTGGCATCGGAAGGGATAAcattcataaaggtgtattaaatgctctgcgtccggtagcatttaataagaaatattCTGCAACATTAAGAGCGAcgatccgttacagagaatttgacattattgttcactgttacatcttcatcaatgaccctcatattTGACactaaaggagggcacgatcctaggacctccttccctagacacaactataaatagtgagcccagttattattgtaaaggacacgaatatTTTGGCAAAACTTACACTGTATTCTATACAaaacttaatacaatcttacttttcaACTTTTTGAGATCATCATTGTTGTGCTcggaaaccttgttcccggaactgtcatctctgctgtttcatctacattttaaggctaagtattgtacatttcgTCAATgattgcattatttcaggataaagttaattcacttgtctagaaattatgtataaattcaactgtaccgttttacgggtaaacaattatATTTGCCATATTTTAATCATGTTATAGTCTTTCTAACAaaaaaatcaagtatatataaCAACCAGCAGATTTTGCACTAATGTTTACTTGAAACTTCTAAGTTCTATCAAATGCAGTGAAATTTCAGTTTCCTCTGTTTCCACCTTCCTTCTGATTTCTTTGGAGATTGACAGAGCTAATAGCCCTATAAATTTTAGATTGATGGCTTTAAAATTATATGTCTAGGAAACTTGAAGAGTGATTTGTTTCGTGCATCTCCAAACATGTTTTCTTGTTCGTGTGATTTGTTTACCTCTTGAAAATTGACATGTGTAGAAAGAAGCATTGACTTGAGACGACTGGCAATTTTCTCCCCCTTTTCTCTATTTTTGTCCCCTAAAATTCATTAAACGCAACACTGtgtaataaaaaaaatcaaactccCCTAAATTAGAAACAAAACTCCCTGTCCATTAATTTCCTCGCCTACGTTACATTGTAATGGTAAGATTCTGTTTATCTTTTAGTTTTGTTAGCTACCATTAGCTTAGGGATCAAAACTGTATCATTGTTTTAATTGAGGTCATATATGCACCAATCAAATATTACAAGgataaaaaatgaaataaatcaataagtcaagggctaaaataaacaactccagtatgtttccttttctttcttgtttctcGTTATAAAATGTTGTGAGTGACGTGGTACTAACGTGCAATAGCATTTGCCATGTTATGTGGTGCTGATGTGACATGCCAAGTTAgaattttagcttatttggcatGCCACATCAGCTTTCTAGTTACAGGAAATGTGTTTACCAATTAGTTTGATATTTTGATTACGTAGGGTTGAGTTTAATGATTTGGTAGGTGACAAAAAATTGATATAGTGACTTTTGTAAGATAAATATTTACTAGGAAAATCAGCCAAGAAATTTTGAATAGAGTGTATTAATAATGctcgtattagttatacatgtatTAATTATGCTGAAATTATTTTTTATCGACTGTTTGATTTGGTGTATTAAAAGTTATATACATTGCataattattttagaaaattatttgtttacaaaaataccctccAAATTCTTTAGGAACAATTACATTAGTTTGGTCTATACATTTTGTGCCATTGCTGATCCAAGACGGCGTGTCCATGGAGCAATTGGCCTCACAAGAGAGgacgaggaagaggaagaggaagaggaagaggaagaatcCCACGATTGTAGAGAAAAGTACTTTAATTTTCAGAAAAGGAATTGTGATTTTTAGCATTTTTTTtgttaaatatgatattttaataGAAAGGATgattaattgaaagaatttaatattAGAAAATGGGGTGGAAAAAAATTAGATAAGACAAATTTATCAGCCTGTATCTTATTTACATTAATGAAAAACAGGTAAAAAGAATTCTAATCAAGCATAAAATTTGAAGGGGTAATTTTATCTTTAACTAAGCTTTTGCATGTATTAATAACTTTGGTATTACTAATATCATAATTTGCTATGTATTAAATATACATAGAACAAGACCAAATATGATGGTATAACTAATGCTTTTAACAAATGTACCAAATAAAGTATTACTACAATATACAAAGCTAATGcatatattattttttctaatacaaTCTACGAACGACATCAAGAGTAAGAAGCTTAGCTCGTAGATTTAGCTCAACTTACTTAATTACTTGATCTTGTTTAAGGTCCAAGAATAAATTAAAAACCATCGATCTTAGACCCCTCGTTTATAGACTTTAATCACCATAACGTACAGATATAGTCAAAACGAACTTATACTCAATTCTCCTCCTTTATTCACTTATATTTATTTTTTCGCAGGACTTTTTTGGAACTGAAAAGTCAAGATCAGTCCCTTTATGTAATGAAtatctttttttttctcctttaatTTGAAGCTCCTTTCATTAGAAAAAATAGGTATACTCCATTACTTGGCTAAGGGACCTCAGTAGAAGACACACAATGAATATGTCATTTAATGCAACTCACAAATGATGATATTGATTAAATATGAACAAAAGGATTCATTTATGATTCAATATTTGCTCATCTAGCTCCTACCTAGAAAATGACTAAATTTGAATGAAAAAACAATCATAACGGCCTCCTAATTAACTCTTGCAAAGTCTTGCTTATACAGGAATATACAAACTAAATAATTTCACCCTAATATCTAACAACTTGATCCTCAACCTGTTATTTTACAGTCTAAACTAAAAATACTCAATAAGTTACTTAATTTGCTTGCTAAGAAATATAAATAAAGAATGAAATTGATGGACATACAAGAATTGTCTTCACCAAATTTTTGAGGTAAATTGTTTGAGACACTGGTCAATACATATTTGGCTCAACTTCTATTGACCTTAACAAATTTTAGATGAGTTGAGTTATATATTACCTGTAATTTTATTTAACTAGCTCGTTCTGACTCGTGCAATCTTCATTCGTGCTAATTTGACACTCAAAAAATTGTATATACCTAATTAATTCTGAGCTAGAAAATCCATGAATGTGTAGTCGGTAACATGTTTCCTATCCTATTTACAGGTCTACTTTTACTTGTCCAAGGGTCAACCAGAAATTTACTTTACTATAGTTTGTTTAAATGTGAAAGCTAATTCCTTCTAGTAGTTAGCATGCATGTAGATCTTTTTAATTATAATTTACTATCTAAGGATAATGTAAGGACCGTCAGAAACAAAaagtaataattaatttatgattaaaaaaaaaaatctccaTAACTTTCCGAGCCTTTAAatccaacctaaggaaccatagtcaccgccctgccatggctgttcctcgttgttttgcattttacgacaaaacaactagaatttcgcccgattcccttattttcgtgtgttatagcccacgctttacaagtgggtccgggcccccggacctcgatcgcctaaaattattacgggccatcaaatacaacctaagacaAATTCTTCTTTTCATATTTAAAATTTCAGATAATTATCCTTTCTACTAGCTATGCATGCACTTTGTTccacaaaagaaaagaaataattcTGACTTAATTTCTTAATTATCTCATCTATGATGGCATCTTATCAGTATGGTAAGATTGATGAGATCCCTTCACCATTGACCGTATGTATTACTCATTAAAAGTCACCAATTATATTTTAGCTTTAGGAATGAAGAAACTCTTGGTATGAAATGCTTGCCCTTTAATAGGCCATATGCAGGTTGAACCCATAAACTTCGAATTAATCGAGCCAATAAATTTTCGATacgaaagaaaataaaaagaatattggAAACTCCATAGATCCTACTAGGAAGGTGGTGAGGAAGGTCACAAAACAAAGATACACAAGAATTTGCAATGCTATATAGAAGCACACCAACCAAAAAGCAAACATACATTTTATCAAAGTCACCATCTCTAAAGTCTTTCTTAGGTCTTATTGGTTTGTTTTCTCAAGCACAATGAGCTCCAACTTCCTAGAAACAAGCAATTCTCAAAGAGGAAACCCTAGTTTTACTTCTCCTTTTCGTTACCCACATATGACTCAAGATTGTGGTTATAATTTTCAAGATTGGGATTTTAATAATTTTCAGGATTTTGAATCTTCTTCATTTCTTGATCAGCTGCTTGTTGATTATTCTCCTACCAATAACAACTTCAACACTTCTCTTTCAGAAAATCCCAACATGCAGGAAATAAGTAGTACCAATATTAATCGCTTGAAAGAGTAAGTGATCAAACTAGCTAAGAAGATCTTGGCTATAATTAGTGGTCattctatttttaatattttcataattcttgGTATATTTTCTTTATGTAGTTTTTGATGTTTTTACAGAAAAGCCGAAGAggggaaaaagaaagagaagatgAATGAAAGACATGTACAAGCTATTGCTTTTAGAACAAAGACTCAACTTGAGATCTTGTATGATGGATATAAATGGAGAAAGTATGGGAAGAAGAAGGTGAAAAGTAACACAAATCTAAGGTAAATTCTAAATTATGAGCTCATGCATGCAAATTTTTCCAATATGATGATCAATACTCATGTAGATCTGTTGATTGTAATTCTATATATTTATTCTATCTTTGTTCGCTTTTACTTTTTTCAGAAATGTTAGAAGAAGATTTTCACATAAATCAAAAGGCATTTTTTTGTGTTAAAATCTATCGATTAAATCAGTCAAATTAACAAAAAGTAAGTAATAAGTTACTGATCTCAAACTTCAAAACGATACGAAAATACTTTTTTGTGGTCCTGGACATGATCATGCTCTAGATTTGACTGCCCTTGAGTTTCTTGCCTTTTGAAATGCATCTTTTTTGTCCTTACCAGGTAAACCTGtgtctaaaaatgagaaaataagAATCTCAAATAAATTGAGAGAATGATCATCCTCGCTGACCAAGTTATTAATTTACTATGTATTATGTATACCTTGAAGATTAGGGCCACTGCTATATATTACGGAGCTATAGAGTGGCTTCACTCGAAACTCCCTTCGTCGAAGAGTTATATGTCAAAATTAACAAGCAATACATGCGAATTTTGACCACAGTCTCAACTATACGCTTATGCTTCCCAATGGCGGATCTACGTTGATAGATCTGGGTGCTTCAGCACCCATTATATTTGGGGTACTACACTATTTATTTATATAGAGAAACTAATGATacacaaaaatattattgttgagcaCCCATCTCTCTTCATGAACTTCAAACTAAAAGTAATTAAGCACCCATAATATAAAATTTTTGGATGCGCCACTGAGTCGCTTCCCCAGAACGATGGCaaaaaattaaaagaagaaacaacggcccggaaaaattatgTAAAATATTTAACGTGGCTCGCGTGTATTATACGCGCTGGTTAAATCTGGTGTTGACATCTAGGGTGGTAATAAATCCACTTCAAACAAGTATAAAGAGATAATAGGTCTCTCGCAAAGTTAAGGTCGACGAAGTTACTAGGATTTCTCTCCGGTGTCTGCTAAGATGCTCCGATCTTTGGTTGACGCTATTATGTGAAAAAGACCCCAATTTTCTCAAAGATTAGAGATGTCACTGTCCATCACCTTACCTCACACGGGAGGCCCCGCGCCAAGTGATTCTCCCCCAAAAAACTCTCTGGCGTACCTTTGATCCATTGAGCGAGGGTCCTTCCACACGGGATTCCCGGATCACTATGACCGACACTGCGGTAACGAGCCGTAAGAAAGATGAGCAGAGCATTCCTTCTGCTGCCTTTATAGTAGTAGGATAAAATATCCATTTTCAAGGTATTTTATGTATTATGCATTTTACGTGtgtgagtgtgtgtgtgtatatatatatatatatatattgtctttGCTATTTGCTGGACTTAATTTTGTGGTTACCCAAGTATATTTCACAATCATAATTCTTGCTTTGTAATTGGTCAATTCGATATTCATTAAGTGCTACTTcattaatattgttattatttgttATCCGTTGTTCTTGCTACTCCTTGTGGCTAGTCATGTATGTTAGCTTTCTCTTGATGGTCGTTCTAAGCAGAAAATATGCCATATCTTCTGTTGCGCCACTAATTGATTTGCCTACCATCATCTCCTTTAAAGAAGCAAAACTTCAATAGAATATTAACTCCATCTTCAGATATCTCTATAATAGTCATCTCTATATAAGTAACATTTtactataaaataaaattttaaccgattttttatgttatattttatctttttataaTAATAACAATCATATTTATAATAATATACTCTTTGTACAATTATCCCTTAATAGCGGCCATCTTGATTTTTGGTAATATAACAACCATCTTTATAGAAATAAAATCTctaaaatcatcaataataggTCTAGGGATTTTgacaaaatattttaaaactttaaTACACCAATTATGACAAAGAATAATACGTGAGTACATACTACCGTAATTAAAGATTTCATTCCTTTGAAAGATCTACACATATATTTCTATTTCATTGGAAAAAGGTTTTGGTCTATAGCGATCAAATAATATTTTAACGTCAAATGTTGTTATATGTGTATAACAGTCAATCGcaataaaaatcaaaaaaatattagaaatgatggaattcCACATCAGTGATAGACGAGTTTCTTGAACTCTTTATATGGTTAGGGAAATCTTCAGCCTTTGATCTAGCTTTTGGGGTGAGTTAGGCCCAAAGTCCATTTAGCATGGGATCAGAGTCAGGCCCAGATATTGGGGCCCAAAAATAAATTATCCACGCTCCAATTGGCAGGCCCGGACATGCGAGAGGAGGAGGGGAGGGAAGGGGTGATGGAATCCCAAATCGGCGATGGATGGGTTTCTTGTACTTCTTCTATGGCTTGGACAATCATCACCCTTTGAtctagcttttggggttgagttagacTCAAGACCTATTTAACAAGAACAAACACGACTCTTATAAAGAAGTTTGACTACATATGATTTCTTTGTTTTTTCATTACTTCCATTCATGTTGTGCCTCGTGGTATGGCAGTATCTGTACTGTTGAAAAGGTTTGCTAATAGGGATGTTCAAAAAAGTTGTTATTTTCGACTAAACCATAATTCCTAATCCTGTCCTTGCTTGTGATACTTTCACTAAAAAAAAATCTCTTTGTAATCCAATTATTTGAATAGACAAGCTTAACAGTAAAGTGTAAAAAGTAGTACGTAACTTGGTCTAGGAAAATAGGAGAGAAAAGCATGTTTCCTAAATATATATCCAATATGGTATTTAGACATGGAAAGACGTCACAACACTAGTGTAGAAAGAGTGTACTTTGATTTTGGCATATAAAAATAAATGAGTCAAAATAGTGTGAATTGTCATGGCATTACATACTTAAGGACACTAACACAAGTATGTACAATAGACTAGTTTGGATTTATGCTTGGTAGGGTGGTACATAAGCTATATTTCTGCTGAGAAGATTGACAGAAGAATATTGAGAGGGGAAATTCCCACTAGATATTCATGATAATAAGTCAGAGAAATTAAATCATACTATAACATGCAAAGAGAAGTCCTTCATTTGGTGGGTGCTTAATTAGAAAATAATAGATCAATCATGTATGTGAGAATAGTGGGAGCATATGTATTAATGCTGGTGTGAATTATGATAATTGAATTCATTAAAGTAAAACGAGACAGACCTATCACATGTAAGGAAGTTAGTAAAAAACATATTTACAATTCTCTCTGAATTACTATGGATTTAGTTGAAAAAAAATACAACAATATGAAGATGAAAATCTATATAGGTGATGGTAAATTAGTTGAGTTTAAGATTCTCTTTTGTCACACTTACATTAGGTCTAATGTTTAATCTAGTAAGACTCACATGTTAAAAAGTAGAGATGAGTGTCAGATTTAGAGAACCTCTATTTTCAAATAAGCATTAATTTGCTAAAAGACAAATTGTTTAGCATTAAATTGGTCTGTATATATAGAATATACTCATATAGTCGAATCCTCCAACTAGTTATATTTTTGGTTTCCTTCTTTAGCATCACAAATGAATCCTTTATTATAGTCTGAAATAAGTTCTACTGAAAACACATGTAGAAACAAAAAGAATCTTGATGTATTACTTCCCATGAAGTCACCGGATGAATTGTCGAGTAAATAGATCAGATCCAGACATGGTTGTTGCTTCGCGGCGATACAGACTCGACCCGCTCCTATCCACTCCGGGGTACCATAGCATGTTGGGAATAAGGGGGAATACTGGACGTAACCAGTCCCTTGGTTGGAGGCTGTGCCGCCCTACCTTTCGATCGATACACAACTGAGGAGGCCGATCACAAACGCTACAGGTGCGGGAACGATCCTGGTCAGGGAAGGCTAAGACGGCGCCTCGCATATGGATAGCATGAGGGCACTTATGCCCCGAAGGCGGGGCCTTATGGGGAAGGGGCAGCCCAATAGGGACAACACACCCTCCcctttattttcttctctttttattATTTCTTTCCATTATATTTAACCAAATACTAACAAAAGAATCACATGTACATATCAAGAGGGAGGACACACTAGGAAATGAACTAATGATATGTTTACTTATTGTGCAAAACTAAATAGGAATTACTACAAGTGTTCAAGTGGAGGGTGCAAGGTAAAGAAGAGGATAGAAAGAGATGCACATGACTCAAGCTATTTGATTACTACATATGAAGGCAGACATAACCATGAAAGCTCCTCTGTAGTTTACAACCATGAAATTCCACTCAGTTTTCTCAATGAATGTACACTACAAGCAATTCCCATTGGTCTTATTGATGAGACAGTCTCAACTTCACAAATTTTATAAGAAATAATTGGACATTATATTATACTTCTATTTCATTAGTATATCATGTGATCTAGTTATG is drawn from Nicotiana tomentosiformis chromosome 12, ASM39032v3, whole genome shotgun sequence and contains these coding sequences:
- the LOC104107811 gene encoding probable WRKY transcription factor 51, giving the protein MSSNFLETSNSQRGNPSFTSPFRYPHMTQDCGYNFQDWDFNNFQDFESSSFLDQLLVDYSPTNNNFNTSLSENPNMQEISSTNINRLKEKAEEGKKKEKMNERHVQAIAFRTKTQLEILYDGYKWRKYGKKKVKSNTNLRNYYKCSSGGCKVKKRIERDAHDSSYLITTYEGRHNHESSSVVYNHEIPLSFLNECTLQAIPIGLIDETVSTSQIL